A single window of Nicoliella spurrieriana DNA harbors:
- the hisI gene encoding phosphoribosyl-AMP cyclohydrolase, producing MKPDFKKLAGLLTTVVVDANTKQVLMVAWMNEQSYQKTLSSGQTWFWSRSRRELWHKGATSGNTQQVVQMTLDCDGDTLLVSVIPNGPACHTGARSCFFNPVPMKKTGEL from the coding sequence ATGAAACCAGATTTTAAGAAATTAGCTGGACTACTAACCACGGTGGTCGTGGATGCTAACACTAAGCAGGTCTTAATGGTCGCTTGGATGAATGAGCAAAGTTATCAAAAAACGTTAAGCAGTGGACAAACGTGGTTTTGGTCCCGTTCACGACGGGAATTATGGCACAAGGGCGCTACCAGTGGAAATACCCAACAAGTAGTGCAAATGACGTTAGATTGTGATGGTGATACGCTGTTGGTCTCCGTAATTCCAAACGGACCGGCGTGTCATACCGGAGCACGGAGCTGCTTTTTTAATCCAGTACCAATGAAGAAAACGGGGGAATTATAA
- the hisE gene encoding phosphoribosyl-ATP diphosphatase has protein sequence MEEQNLEQLYEMVKQRKQEPVKGSYTDYLFTKGLDKILKKVGEETTEVIVAAKNNDPKELQYETADMLYHLMVLLVESGVSFEQIKVELGSRVGQMSQFKDRAPITKR, from the coding sequence ATGGAAGAACAAAATTTAGAACAACTATACGAAATGGTCAAACAACGCAAACAAGAACCGGTCAAGGGGTCGTATACTGACTACCTGTTCACTAAGGGGTTGGATAAAATTTTAAAGAAAGTGGGCGAAGAAACCACCGAGGTAATTGTGGCAGCTAAGAACAATGATCCAAAGGAACTGCAGTATGAAACTGCTGATATGTTATACCACTTAATGGTCTTATTAGTGGAAAGTGGGGTCTCATTTGAACAGATCAAAGTTGAATTAGGCTCACGGGTTGGCCAAATGAGTCAATTTAAAGACCGTGCACCGATTACAAAACGATAG
- the hisC gene encoding histidinol-phosphate transaminase → MKDSVKNLASYVPPTPEDQLKQKYGLSRIVRLSANENPYGTSKKVATAVSKAVPLAENFYPDANATELRAAVVKQLAVNGQNIIFGCGLDEIITMVSRIFLTPGDEVLVAGPTFSEYQLNAEIEGAVVKTVPVDGKTGQNDLNGFLKQLTSRTKLIWICNPNNPTGGYNEVDAISQFMKQVPNDVLVVVDEAYIDYVTDQRPASAVGLLKQFDNLALMRTLSKAYGLASFRVGYIIMDTVRAKYMQAVRLPYNLNQLSQVAAVAAIQDQAFINDVVAKNATERNRWAQFLDQHDLKYYPSAANFIYFQVPNAELITDQLIQSGYQVRLHQEPNWLRVTIGTPKDNQAIQTIIERCLNDN, encoded by the coding sequence ATGAAGGATTCAGTTAAAAACTTAGCAAGCTATGTCCCACCCACTCCTGAGGACCAGCTAAAACAAAAGTACGGATTAAGTCGAATCGTTCGATTATCCGCAAACGAAAATCCGTATGGCACATCTAAAAAAGTGGCCACTGCAGTCAGTAAGGCGGTGCCGCTTGCGGAAAACTTTTATCCGGATGCGAACGCAACTGAACTAAGGGCGGCGGTTGTAAAGCAGCTTGCTGTAAATGGGCAGAATATCATCTTTGGTTGTGGATTGGATGAAATCATTACGATGGTTTCAAGGATTTTTCTAACTCCGGGAGATGAGGTGCTAGTCGCTGGACCAACGTTTTCAGAATACCAGTTAAATGCTGAAATTGAAGGTGCCGTTGTAAAGACGGTGCCGGTGGATGGCAAAACGGGGCAAAATGATTTAAATGGCTTTTTAAAGCAGCTAACGTCCCGGACCAAGTTAATCTGGATTTGTAATCCGAATAACCCGACTGGTGGGTATAACGAAGTGGATGCGATTAGCCAATTTATGAAGCAAGTCCCAAATGACGTGTTAGTGGTCGTAGATGAAGCTTATATCGACTACGTTACTGACCAGCGGCCTGCCTCTGCGGTAGGACTATTGAAGCAATTTGATAACCTAGCGTTGATGCGGACCCTTTCTAAGGCGTATGGACTAGCTAGTTTTCGGGTTGGCTATATCATAATGGATACAGTCCGTGCTAAATACATGCAAGCGGTACGCCTGCCGTACAATTTAAACCAGCTGTCCCAAGTGGCAGCAGTGGCTGCAATTCAAGATCAAGCGTTTATTAATGATGTGGTTGCCAAAAATGCCACCGAGCGGAATCGCTGGGCGCAATTTCTTGATCAACACGATTTGAAATATTATCCATCGGCAGCTAATTTTATTTACTTTCAAGTTCCTAACGCTGAATTAATTACTGATCAACTAATTCAAAGTGGCTATCAGGTCCGTTTGCACCAAGAACCCAATTGGTTGCGGGTCACAATTGGGACCCCGAAGGATAATCAAGCAATTCAAACCATTATCGAACGATGCTTAAATGATAATTAA
- a CDS encoding amino acid permease, producing MAKSDFKENQDGTYRSLSNRHVQMIAIGGTIGTGLFLGSGSTISKTGPSVLIVYLVLGLFFFLMMRGIGEMFYSDPSHHTFVSFITKYLGNAAGRFTGWTYWIGLVFVCMAELTAVATYVKFWFPNFPSWIVELIFLVVLAGVNLIAARFFGEAEFWFALIKIIAIVALIVTGIFMVLRQTSTPLGHASLTNISHNYQLFPHGAFNFISSFPMVFFAFQGIEFVSITIGEAKDPRNVIKKAVNETLLRILLFYVGALIVIMAIIPWTSVTPDNSPFVQVFELAGLPAAAAVINFVVLTSAASALNSAIFSAGRHFYQLATEAREGGVLKKHFAKISKTGVPATSILLTAALVLVTPIMSLSAATGSVFTIVTGVSSDMYILVYALTMLAHRKYRKSSDYLENGFKMPWYNVSSPLTIAFFLVIFISLFFIQEDIIGAVGAIIWAVVFGGYVVLTQKKLDQTHASSN from the coding sequence ATGGCAAAATCAGATTTTAAGGAAAACCAAGATGGAACTTACCGTTCACTTAGTAACCGGCATGTGCAAATGATTGCGATTGGTGGAACGATTGGGACCGGGTTGTTCTTAGGTTCAGGAAGCACCATTTCCAAGACCGGACCCTCAGTGTTAATTGTTTACTTAGTATTAGGATTATTTTTCTTCCTAATGATGCGTGGAATCGGTGAAATGTTTTATTCGGATCCGTCCCACCATACCTTCGTTTCATTTATTACTAAGTACTTAGGAAATGCAGCGGGACGGTTTACCGGCTGGACATACTGGATTGGATTAGTGTTCGTTTGTATGGCCGAATTAACAGCGGTCGCCACCTATGTTAAGTTCTGGTTTCCTAATTTCCCGTCATGGATCGTTGAATTAATTTTCTTGGTCGTTCTTGCGGGAGTGAACTTAATTGCTGCTCGGTTCTTCGGTGAAGCAGAATTCTGGTTCGCATTGATTAAGATTATTGCAATTGTGGCATTGATCGTAACTGGAATCTTCATGGTGCTTAGACAAACCTCAACACCGCTAGGACATGCTTCACTTACGAACATTTCGCATAACTACCAATTATTCCCTCACGGGGCGTTTAACTTTATCTCATCATTCCCAATGGTATTCTTTGCCTTTCAAGGAATTGAATTTGTAAGTATTACGATTGGTGAAGCTAAGGACCCACGGAACGTGATCAAGAAGGCCGTTAACGAAACGTTGCTTAGAATTTTACTCTTCTACGTTGGTGCATTGATCGTAATCATGGCAATCATTCCATGGACTTCGGTTACTCCTGACAACAGTCCATTCGTTCAAGTGTTCGAACTAGCTGGCTTACCAGCCGCTGCTGCCGTAATTAACTTCGTGGTATTGACTTCAGCTGCATCCGCATTGAACAGTGCCATTTTCTCAGCCGGTCGGCATTTCTACCAACTAGCAACTGAAGCACGTGAAGGTGGTGTGCTTAAGAAGCACTTTGCTAAGATTTCAAAGACTGGGGTCCCAGCAACTTCAATTCTATTGACCGCAGCATTAGTATTAGTAACGCCAATTATGAGTTTAAGTGCCGCTACTGGATCAGTATTTACGATTGTGACCGGGGTTTCTAGTGATATGTACATCTTGGTATACGCATTAACGATGCTTGCACACCGCAAGTACCGTAAATCTAGTGACTACCTAGAAAATGGATTCAAGATGCCATGGTACAACGTAAGTAGTCCATTAACGATTGCATTCTTCCTGGTAATCTTCATTAGTTTATTCTTTATCCAAGAAGATATCATTGGTGCAGTTGGTGCAATTATCTGGGCCGTAGTCTTCGGTGGTTACGTTGTATTAACCCAAAAGAAATTAGATCAAACACACGCATCATCTAACTAA
- a CDS encoding NAD(P)H-binding protein, whose amino-acid sequence MKNVLIIGATGSLGRTLTNQLLNHDDYQLTLFARHASQLDVQGSNVKVIDGDVLNQADLVPALAGQDFVFAALSGALPQMATAIVQGMDATHVQRLAFIASMGIYDEIPAAVGAEGNLSVKPMMQKYRDAADIVTASDVNGTVIRPGWFDNGSDDYEITGRNEPFGGHDVARAAIGHFVTRLIDDPKLYSNTSVGINRP is encoded by the coding sequence ATGAAAAACGTATTAATTATTGGTGCTACCGGTTCACTGGGCCGGACCCTAACGAACCAATTGTTGAATCATGATGATTATCAACTAACGCTGTTTGCCCGGCACGCATCCCAACTGGATGTGCAGGGGTCAAACGTGAAGGTCATTGATGGGGATGTGTTAAATCAAGCTGATTTAGTCCCCGCATTAGCGGGCCAGGATTTCGTTTTTGCTGCCCTTAGCGGGGCCCTTCCCCAAATGGCAACCGCCATCGTTCAAGGGATGGATGCCACCCACGTTCAACGATTAGCGTTCATTGCTTCAATGGGCATTTATGATGAAATTCCGGCCGCCGTGGGGGCTGAGGGTAACTTAAGTGTAAAACCAATGATGCAGAAATATCGGGACGCGGCTGATATCGTTACCGCAAGTGATGTAAACGGAACGGTCATTCGGCCAGGGTGGTTCGATAACGGCAGTGATGATTATGAAATTACCGGCCGCAATGAACCATTCGGAGGCCACGATGTTGCTAGAGCCGCAATTGGTCACTTTGTAACTAGGTTGATTGATGATCCCAAATTATATTCAAATACGAGTGTTGGAATTAATCGTCCGTAG
- a CDS encoding branched-chain amino acid transporter permease, whose protein sequence is MTLTQQIITIAIASIATMATRFTPFLIFPENRETPAFIKYLGDYLPPAILGILVVYCYKDQILTINHNTLISVIAGIITLGLHFWRKNMMLSILAGTASYVLMVIYM, encoded by the coding sequence ATGACTTTAACCCAACAAATTATTACGATTGCCATTGCATCAATTGCAACGATGGCAACTCGATTTACCCCGTTTCTTATCTTTCCAGAAAATAGAGAAACACCAGCATTCATTAAGTATTTAGGCGACTACCTCCCACCCGCAATTTTAGGGATTTTAGTGGTGTATTGTTATAAAGATCAAATTTTAACCATTAATCACAACACCCTCATCAGTGTCATTGCCGGAATAATTACACTCGGGCTGCATTTTTGGCGTAAAAACATGATGCTATCCATTTTAGCAGGAACTGCTTCATACGTTTTAATGGTTATCTATATGTAA
- a CDS encoding AzlC family ABC transporter permease, with protein sequence MQRRAFKLAFQKTLPIMAGFIFLAGTYGIYMHQNGFNFLYPTLMAATIFGGSVEFVIANLLLGKFDPWLVLFLTLIINSRHLFYGISMLDKYRGAGLKKIFLMFGMCDETFVLNYSIEVPNSVDRRAFMFYVTLLDYAYWVFGAFLGGVLGGLIPFKIPGIEFVMTALFLVLFANQFMNEKNHFSSIVGIIWAILALFVFGGQLFLVISMTLMVITLAIKFRREAAK encoded by the coding sequence ATGCAGCGACGCGCTTTTAAACTTGCATTTCAAAAAACCCTACCAATAATGGCGGGGTTTATCTTTTTAGCGGGTACATACGGAATCTACATGCACCAAAATGGGTTCAATTTTTTATACCCAACCCTAATGGCCGCAACCATTTTTGGCGGTTCGGTTGAATTTGTAATCGCGAACCTACTGCTGGGTAAATTCGACCCATGGTTAGTATTATTTCTCACGTTAATCATTAATTCCCGCCACCTGTTCTATGGGATTTCAATGCTAGATAAGTATCGCGGGGCTGGGCTTAAAAAAATATTCCTCATGTTTGGGATGTGCGACGAAACATTCGTTCTAAATTATTCAATCGAGGTGCCTAACTCAGTTGATCGGCGAGCCTTCATGTTTTATGTGACCCTATTAGACTATGCTTACTGGGTATTTGGTGCGTTCTTAGGTGGCGTATTAGGCGGCTTAATTCCATTTAAAATTCCGGGAATTGAATTTGTAATGACCGCATTATTCTTAGTCCTATTCGCCAATCAATTCATGAATGAAAAAAACCACTTTAGTTCCATTGTAGGCATCATTTGGGCCATCCTAGCATTATTCGTATTTGGGGGCCAGTTATTCTTGGTCATCAGTATGACCCTAATGGTGATTACCCTTGCAATTAAGTTCAGACGGGAGGCAGCCAAATGA
- a CDS encoding PLP-dependent aminotransferase family protein, with translation MSVNLFTNYPLSWRPDRSQLKRPYYRSLVAQLQNAINNGEILPDTKLPPQRELADFLDLGFATVTRAYQLSQQLGLTYGIVGRGTYVAKNANGSQTISSQRMTNVQELGFNSSFEVNNHLLKATIEEVATSVNFTKFLNYDEPTGLAKQRMVASSYIDKVGMRANAQNTMIVSGSQNALMIAMLGLFKNGDKIAVDRFTYANFIELAKMTGIELIPINGDEQGMLATDLEFNCIHKLIKGIYLMPDINNPTATVLTEHRKHQLATIIDRYQLILIEDGYLNFLNLYQNPKRNRISDLVPDHSFYICSMSKSLVSGLRIGFIRMATQFRDAIENTMFNTNVKTSALDAEIVTRALQNGTANKIMHSKLQMVIKANRIFNRVFGLPNHKHDYRFFRTVRVDSSINGTQMERILMQNGIRVFHSDRFLVGRPADDSFLRISLTSIDDFTALKLALQHLKAVLIQEHFWL, from the coding sequence ATGTCAGTTAATTTATTCACGAACTATCCGTTAAGTTGGCGTCCTGATCGCAGCCAATTAAAACGACCGTACTATCGTTCATTAGTCGCGCAACTCCAAAATGCAATTAATAATGGTGAAATTCTCCCAGATACAAAGTTACCGCCCCAACGGGAATTGGCGGATTTTTTGGATTTGGGATTTGCAACGGTAACTAGGGCCTATCAGTTAAGCCAACAGTTGGGTTTAACCTATGGAATCGTTGGGCGGGGCACCTACGTTGCTAAGAATGCGAATGGGTCACAAACGATTTCCAGTCAGCGGATGACCAACGTTCAAGAATTAGGTTTTAATTCCTCGTTTGAGGTTAATAACCACCTTTTAAAAGCAACGATTGAAGAAGTGGCCACTAGTGTTAATTTCACTAAATTTTTGAATTATGACGAACCGACCGGGTTAGCAAAGCAACGAATGGTTGCTAGTAGCTATATTGACAAAGTGGGGATGCGGGCCAATGCCCAAAATACGATGATTGTTTCTGGCAGTCAAAATGCATTGATGATCGCAATGCTAGGGCTATTTAAAAATGGCGATAAGATTGCGGTAGACCGGTTTACATACGCTAATTTTATTGAATTGGCAAAGATGACCGGGATTGAATTGATCCCGATTAATGGTGATGAGCAGGGGATGCTTGCGACTGACTTAGAGTTTAACTGTATTCATAAACTGATCAAGGGAATTTACCTAATGCCGGACATCAATAATCCGACTGCCACCGTGCTGACGGAACATCGGAAGCACCAATTAGCAACAATCATTGACCGTTACCAACTGATTTTGATTGAAGACGGCTACCTTAATTTTTTAAATCTATATCAAAACCCCAAGCGAAACCGGATTAGTGATTTGGTGCCAGACCATAGTTTTTACATTTGTAGTATGTCTAAGTCGTTGGTGTCTGGATTGCGGATTGGGTTTATTCGGATGGCGACGCAATTTCGGGATGCAATTGAAAACACTATGTTTAATACGAACGTCAAAACATCCGCTCTTGATGCTGAAATTGTGACTAGGGCGTTACAGAATGGAACTGCGAACAAAATTATGCACAGCAAGCTGCAAATGGTGATTAAAGCTAACCGAATTTTTAATCGGGTGTTTGGACTGCCAAATCATAAGCACGATTATCGCTTTTTTAGGACCGTGCGGGTCGATTCCAGCATCAATGGAACCCAAATGGAACGGATCTTAATGCAAAATGGCATCCGGGTCTTTCATTCTGATCGCTTCTTGGTGGGGCGACCTGCAGATGATTCATTTTTACGGATTTCATTAACATCGATCGATGACTTTACAGCACTTAAATTGGCCCTACAGCACCTAAAAGCAGTCCTGATTCAAGAGCACTTTTGGTTGTAA
- a CDS encoding helix-turn-helix transcriptional regulator, with amino-acid sequence MQNNVKATRMARGLQQNELAKLVGISRQTLSLIEKGQYNPSLKLCINIAHALGSDLNQLFWKELDQ; translated from the coding sequence ATGCAAAATAATGTGAAAGCCACTCGAATGGCAAGGGGGTTGCAGCAAAATGAGCTAGCCAAGCTAGTCGGCATTTCGCGCCAGACCCTCAGTTTAATTGAAAAGGGGCAGTATAATCCGTCGTTAAAGCTCTGCATTAACATTGCCCACGCATTGGGGTCGGATTTAAACCAGTTGTTTTGGAAGGAGTTAGATCAATGA
- a CDS encoding DUF3278 domain-containing protein, whose product MKNERESLYVRYLKYFYGINGPLDEYRENEINKIGNHLFLVLFNYNVVSTLLIIIFAFNGNSFNALMWLIIANAVVIMIIVFYASFKVQSLRLDRIDVDSNNDYAITLKHLRRKTLRLALLFFVVERGFSTIFETVTSDYHGALWQNVTSIYDNSVALVITIGFAVGTYRGLKRKIDREK is encoded by the coding sequence ATGAAAAATGAAAGGGAATCGTTGTATGTACGCTACCTAAAGTATTTTTATGGCATTAACGGCCCGTTAGATGAATACCGTGAAAATGAAATTAATAAAATTGGCAATCATTTATTTTTAGTGTTGTTTAATTACAATGTGGTGTCCACGCTTTTAATTATCATTTTTGCTTTTAACGGTAATTCGTTCAATGCTTTGATGTGGTTGATCATAGCAAATGCGGTGGTGATTATGATAATTGTATTTTACGCTTCTTTTAAAGTGCAGTCCTTACGGCTAGACCGCATTGATGTGGATAGTAATAATGATTATGCAATCACATTGAAGCACCTTAGACGAAAAACGCTTCGGTTAGCACTTTTGTTTTTTGTGGTTGAACGCGGCTTTAGCACTATCTTTGAGACGGTCACTAGTGATTACCACGGGGCGCTTTGGCAAAATGTAACCTCTATTTATGATAATTCTGTAGCGTTAGTAATTACAATTGGGTTTGCAGTTGGAACTTATCGGGGGTTAAAACGCAAGATTGATCGTGAAAAATAA
- a CDS encoding ABC transporter ATP-binding protein: MLKINQLSKRFNNVQALQNVSFNVLPGRILGLIGQNGAGKSTTFHSILNFINYTGTINWNGQPVTQATFDQIGYLPEERSLMTDLTVQKQITYFARLKGKPTKWTTPRIEQWLQQFEVKGSRKDKIKTLSKGNQQKIQLICTLIHEPQLIILDEPFSGLDPVNADLLKKAILSAKQAGAAIIFSSHNMANVEEICDDLVMLRNGQVVLNGAVQDVRNQFGKNELFVTTEMTSDELGALPGVKNVFTRGIHQYKLILTDPAAGKELFNLISHGEYIEEFSQQPPSLDEIFREKVGDENE, from the coding sequence ATTTTAAAAATTAATCAGTTAAGTAAACGCTTCAATAACGTGCAAGCATTACAGAATGTGTCGTTCAACGTTCTTCCCGGACGCATTTTGGGGTTGATTGGCCAAAATGGTGCAGGCAAGTCAACAACGTTTCATAGTATTTTAAATTTTATCAATTACACTGGCACCATCAATTGGAACGGTCAGCCAGTGACCCAGGCTACGTTTGATCAAATTGGGTACCTACCGGAAGAACGGAGTTTGATGACGGATTTAACGGTCCAAAAACAAATTACCTACTTTGCCCGGTTAAAGGGGAAGCCCACTAAGTGGACCACCCCGCGAATTGAGCAGTGGTTACAACAATTTGAAGTTAAGGGGAGCCGCAAGGATAAAATTAAGACCCTCTCAAAGGGAAATCAACAAAAGATCCAGTTGATTTGTACGTTAATTCATGAACCGCAGCTGATTATCCTGGATGAACCGTTTAGTGGGCTTGACCCCGTTAATGCTGACCTGTTGAAAAAAGCCATCTTATCAGCAAAGCAGGCTGGTGCCGCAATCATATTTTCTAGTCACAATATGGCAAACGTGGAAGAGATTTGCGATGATTTGGTAATGCTGCGTAACGGCCAAGTGGTCTTAAATGGTGCGGTGCAAGATGTTCGTAATCAATTTGGTAAAAATGAACTATTTGTGACTACCGAGATGACTAGCGATGAGTTAGGTGCGCTACCGGGAGTCAAGAATGTCTTTACACGCGGCATTCATCAATATAAATTAATATTAACCGATCCGGCTGCTGGAAAGGAATTATTTAATCTAATTAGTCACGGTGAGTATATTGAAGAATTTAGTCAACAACCGCCATCGTTGGATGAAATTTTCAGGGAAAAGGTAGGAGATGAAAATGAATAA
- a CDS encoding ABC transporter permease, whose amino-acid sequence MNKLMVIASETYASQVKSKSFIAMLLMPFIFILLTGGIGFISGNNAANSGNSHFAIVNNAAVRKAVDKLDGDSIDPSIHTEQQAKHGLKSGKLDGYVKINQAKNGQVKVNYVGTSALDSDIKTDVLKAATVIQNQINIQNSHLTKEQLQMLSVQPTYRSNVTKSSGSYNNIAKFVSLYALIFVLYLFLLMYSTITASVIAKEKGSKITEIIFSSTSSVNYFIGKVVGVILMMLTQMLFYVIILIGGYHYLKTAPFLEQFMQHSGGQAVIGKVLANFVNINSVFIILGLVIGIILSAMCGALVSKAEDASKAAQPVAILVMIMFFAAVTLQNNSNGIASIILSYFPVSSAFFMPIRIINHQVNGLAITISLMILIGFTIGITYWIAKKYKGLMLQTDDQGWFKNLLSGLRYR is encoded by the coding sequence ATGAATAAATTAATGGTGATTGCTTCAGAAACTTATGCTAGTCAAGTTAAGTCCAAGAGTTTTATTGCAATGCTTTTGATGCCGTTTATCTTCATTTTATTAACGGGTGGCATTGGGTTTATTTCTGGGAATAATGCTGCAAATTCTGGGAATAGTCACTTTGCCATTGTTAATAATGCTGCAGTGCGTAAGGCGGTCGATAAATTAGATGGCGATTCGATTGACCCTTCTATTCACACCGAGCAACAAGCTAAGCATGGTTTGAAATCAGGAAAGCTTGATGGTTACGTGAAGATCAATCAAGCTAAGAACGGTCAAGTTAAGGTGAACTACGTTGGGACATCTGCACTTGATAGTGATATTAAAACCGATGTTCTCAAAGCGGCCACGGTTATTCAGAATCAAATTAACATTCAAAATAGCCATTTGACAAAAGAGCAGTTGCAAATGCTTTCAGTTCAACCAACATATCGGAGCAATGTAACTAAAAGTAGTGGTAGTTATAATAATATCGCTAAATTTGTTTCATTGTACGCATTGATTTTTGTCCTATACTTATTTTTACTAATGTATTCAACAATTACCGCTAGTGTGATTGCTAAGGAAAAGGGTTCCAAAATCACTGAAATTATCTTTAGTAGCACCTCGTCCGTGAATTACTTTATCGGCAAGGTGGTGGGCGTTATTTTGATGATGTTAACGCAGATGCTATTTTACGTCATTATCCTTATCGGTGGGTATCATTATCTAAAAACGGCGCCGTTTCTTGAACAATTTATGCAACATAGTGGTGGGCAGGCCGTCATTGGCAAAGTCCTTGCAAATTTTGTGAACATCAATTCAGTGTTCATTATTCTAGGATTAGTGATCGGAATTATTCTATCGGCAATGTGTGGAGCCTTGGTTAGTAAAGCAGAAGATGCTTCTAAGGCGGCCCAACCGGTAGCCATTTTAGTTATGATTATGTTTTTTGCTGCCGTTACGCTGCAAAATAACAGCAACGGCATTGCTTCAATTATTTTGTCATATTTTCCGGTTTCATCGGCGTTCTTTATGCCGATTCGAATCATCAATCACCAGGTCAATGGGTTGGCGATTACAATCTCGTTAATGATTTTGATTGGCTTTACAATTGGGATTACTTATTGGATCGCTAAAAAATATAAGGGATTGATGTTACAAACTGATGATCAGGGATGGTTCAAAAATCTATTGAGTGGTTTGAGATACCGATGA